In one Nomascus leucogenys isolate Asia chromosome 13, Asia_NLE_v1, whole genome shotgun sequence genomic region, the following are encoded:
- the CALD1 gene encoding caldesmon isoform X2 gives MDDFERRRELRRQKREEMRLEAERIAYQRNDDDEEEAARERRRRARQERLRQKQEEESLGQVTDQVEVNAQNSVPDEEAKTTTTNTQVEGDDEAAFLERLARREERRQKRLQEALERQKEFDPTITDASLSLPSRRMQNDTAENETAEKEEKSESRQERYEIEETETVTKSYQKNDWRDAEENKKEDKEKEEEEEEKPKRGSIGENQVEVMVEEKTTESQEETVVMSLKNGQISSEEPKQEEEREQGSDEIPHHEKMEEEDKERAEAERVRLEAEERERIKAEQDKKIADERARTEAEEKAAAQERERREAEERERMREEEKRAAEERQRARAEEEEKAKVEEQKRNKQLEEKKRAMQETKIKGEKVEQKIEGKWVNEKKAQEDKLQTAFLKKQGEEKGAKVQAKREKLQEDKPTFKKEEIKDEKIKKDKEPKEEVKSFMDRKKGFTEVKSQNGEFMTHKLKHTENTFSRLGGRASVDTKEAEGAPQVEAGKRLEELRRRRGETESEEFEKLKQKQQEAALELEELKKKREERRKVLEEEEQRRKQEEADRKLREEEEKRRLKEEIERRRAEAAEKRQKMPEDGLSDDKKPFKCFTPKGSSLKIEERAEFLNKSVQKSGVKSTHQAAVVSKIDSRLEQYTSAIEGTKSAKPTKPAASDLPVPAEGVRNIKSMWEKGNVFSSPTAAGTPNKETAGLKVGVSSRINEWLTKTPDGNKSPAPKPSDLRPGDVSSKRNLWEKQSVDKVTSPTKV, from the exons TGTGCCTGACGAGGAGGCCAAGACAACCACCACAAACACTCAAGTGGAAGGGGATGATGAGGCCGCATTCCTGGAGCGCCTGGCTCGGCGAGAGGAAAGACGCCAAAAACGCCTTCAGGAGGCTCTGGAGCGGCAGAAGGAGTTTGACCCAACAATAACAGATGCAAGTCTGTCGCTCCCAAGCAGAAGAATGCAAAATGACACAGCAGAAAACGAAACTGccgagaaggaagaaaaaagtgaaagtcGCCAAGAAAGATACGAGATAGAGGAAACAGAAACAGTCACCAAGTCCTACCAGAAGAATGACTGGAGGGAtgctgaagaaaataagaaagaagacaaagaaaaggaggaggaggaagaagagaagccaAAGCGAGGGAGCATTGGAGAAAATCAGGTAGAGGTGATGGTGGAAGAGAAAACAACTGAAAGCCAGGAGGAAACAGTGGTAAtgtcattaaaaaatgggcagatCAGTTCAGAAGAGCCTAAacaagaggaggagagggaacaAGGTTCAGATGAGATTCCCCATCATGAAAAGATGGAAGAGGAAGACAAGGAAAGAGCTGAGGCAGAGAGGGTAAGGttggaagcagaagaaagagaaagaattaaagcCGAGCAAGACAAAAAGATAGCAGATGAACGAGCAAGaactgaagcagaagaaaaagcagctgcccaagaaagagaaaggagagaggcagaggagcGGGAAAGgatgagggaggaagagaaaagggcagcagaggagaggcagagggccagggcagaggaggaagagaaggctaAGGTAGAAGAGCAGAAACGTAACAAGCAGCTAGAAGAGAAAAAACGTGCCATGCAAGAGACAAAGATAAAAGGGGAAAAGGTAGAACAGAAAATAGAAGGGAAATgggtaaatgaaaagaaagcGCAAGAAGATAAACTTCAGACAGCTTTCCTAAAGAAACAG ggagaagagaagggagctAAAGTGCAAGCTAAAAGAGAAAAGCTCCAAGAAGACAAGCCTACCTTCAAAAAAGAAGAG ATCAAAgatgaaaagattaaaaaggacaaagaacCCAAAGAAGAAGTTAAGAGCTTCATGGATCGAAAGAAGGGATTTACAGAAGTTAAGTCGCAGAATGGAGAATTCATGACCCACAAACTTAAACACACTGAGAATACTTTCAG CCGCCTTGGAGGGAGGGCCAGCGTGGACACCAAGGAGGCTGAAGGCGCCCCCCAGGTGGAAGCCGGCAAAAGGCTGGAGGAGCTTCGTCGTCGTCGCGGGGAGACCGAGAGCGAAGAGTTCGAGAAGCTCAAACAAAAGCAGCAGGAGGCGGCTTTGGAGCTGGAGGAACTcaagaaaaagagggaggagagaaggaaggtcctggaggaggaagagcagaggaggaagcaggaggaagCCGATCGAAAACTCAGAGAGGAG gaagagaagaggaggctAAAGGAAGAGATTGAAAGGCGAAGAGCAGAAGCTGCTGAGAAACGCCAGAAGATGCCAGAAGATGGCTTGTCAGATGACAAGAAACCATTCAAGTGTTTCACTCCTAAAGGTTCATCTCTCAag ATAGAAGAGCGAGCAGAATTTTTGAATAAGTCTGTGCAGAAAAG TGGTGTCAAATCGACCCATCAAGCAGCAGTAGTCTCCAAGATTGACAGCAGACTGGAGCAGTATACCAGTGCAATTGAG GGAACAAAAAGCGCAAAACCTACAAAGCCGGCAGCCTCGGATCTTCCTGTTCCTGCTGAAGGTGTACGCAACATCAAGAGTATGTGGGAGAAAGGGAATGTGTTTTCATCCCCCACTGCAGCAGGCACACCAAATAAG GAAACTGCTGGCTTGAAGGTAGGGGTTTCTAGCCGCATCAATGAATGGCTAACTAAAACCCCAGATGGAAACAAGTCACCTGCTCCCAAACCTTCT GACTTGAGACCAGGAGACGTATCCAGCAAGCGGAACCTCTGGGAAAAGCAATCTGTGGATAAGGTCACTTCCCCCACTAAG
- the CALD1 gene encoding caldesmon isoform X1, protein MDDFERRRELRRQKREEMRLEAERIAYQRNDDDEEEAARERRRRARQERLRQKQEEESLGQVTDQVEVNAQNSVPDEEAKTTTTNTQVEGDDEAAFLERLARREERRQKRLQEALERQKEFDPTITDASLSLPSRRMQNDTAENETAEKEEKSESRQERYEIEETETVTKSYQKNDWRDAEENKKEDKEKEEEEEEKPKRGSIGENQVEVMVEEKTTESQEETVVMSLKNGQISSEEPKQEEEREQGSDEIPHHEKMEEEDKERAEAERVRLEAEERERIKAEQDKKIADERARTEAEEKAAAQERERREAEERERMREEEKRAAEERQRARAEEEEKAKVEEQKRNKQLEEKKRAMQETKIKGEKVEQKIEGKWVNEKKAQEDKLQTAFLKKQGEEKGAKVQAKREKLQEDKPTFKKEEIKDEKIKKDKEPKEEVKSFMDRKKGFTEVKSQNGEFMTHKLKHTENTFSRLGGRASVDTKEAEGAPQVEAGKRLEELRRRRGETESEEFEKLKQKQQEAALELEELKKKREERRKVLEEEEQRRKQEEADRKLREEEEKRRLKEEIERRRAEAAEKRQKMPEDGLSDDKKPFKCFTPKGSSLKIEERAEFLNKSVQKSSGVKSTHQAAVVSKIDSRLEQYTSAIEGTKSAKPTKPAASDLPVPAEGVRNIKSMWEKGNVFSSPTAAGTPNKETAGLKVGVSSRINEWLTKTPDGNKSPAPKPSDLRPGDVSSKRNLWEKQSVDKVTSPTKV, encoded by the exons TGTGCCTGACGAGGAGGCCAAGACAACCACCACAAACACTCAAGTGGAAGGGGATGATGAGGCCGCATTCCTGGAGCGCCTGGCTCGGCGAGAGGAAAGACGCCAAAAACGCCTTCAGGAGGCTCTGGAGCGGCAGAAGGAGTTTGACCCAACAATAACAGATGCAAGTCTGTCGCTCCCAAGCAGAAGAATGCAAAATGACACAGCAGAAAACGAAACTGccgagaaggaagaaaaaagtgaaagtcGCCAAGAAAGATACGAGATAGAGGAAACAGAAACAGTCACCAAGTCCTACCAGAAGAATGACTGGAGGGAtgctgaagaaaataagaaagaagacaaagaaaaggaggaggaggaagaagagaagccaAAGCGAGGGAGCATTGGAGAAAATCAGGTAGAGGTGATGGTGGAAGAGAAAACAACTGAAAGCCAGGAGGAAACAGTGGTAAtgtcattaaaaaatgggcagatCAGTTCAGAAGAGCCTAAacaagaggaggagagggaacaAGGTTCAGATGAGATTCCCCATCATGAAAAGATGGAAGAGGAAGACAAGGAAAGAGCTGAGGCAGAGAGGGTAAGGttggaagcagaagaaagagaaagaattaaagcCGAGCAAGACAAAAAGATAGCAGATGAACGAGCAAGaactgaagcagaagaaaaagcagctgcccaagaaagagaaaggagagaggcagaggagcGGGAAAGgatgagggaggaagagaaaagggcagcagaggagaggcagagggccagggcagaggaggaagagaaggctaAGGTAGAAGAGCAGAAACGTAACAAGCAGCTAGAAGAGAAAAAACGTGCCATGCAAGAGACAAAGATAAAAGGGGAAAAGGTAGAACAGAAAATAGAAGGGAAATgggtaaatgaaaagaaagcGCAAGAAGATAAACTTCAGACAGCTTTCCTAAAGAAACAG ggagaagagaagggagctAAAGTGCAAGCTAAAAGAGAAAAGCTCCAAGAAGACAAGCCTACCTTCAAAAAAGAAGAG ATCAAAgatgaaaagattaaaaaggacaaagaacCCAAAGAAGAAGTTAAGAGCTTCATGGATCGAAAGAAGGGATTTACAGAAGTTAAGTCGCAGAATGGAGAATTCATGACCCACAAACTTAAACACACTGAGAATACTTTCAG CCGCCTTGGAGGGAGGGCCAGCGTGGACACCAAGGAGGCTGAAGGCGCCCCCCAGGTGGAAGCCGGCAAAAGGCTGGAGGAGCTTCGTCGTCGTCGCGGGGAGACCGAGAGCGAAGAGTTCGAGAAGCTCAAACAAAAGCAGCAGGAGGCGGCTTTGGAGCTGGAGGAACTcaagaaaaagagggaggagagaaggaaggtcctggaggaggaagagcagaggaggaagcaggaggaagCCGATCGAAAACTCAGAGAGGAG gaagagaagaggaggctAAAGGAAGAGATTGAAAGGCGAAGAGCAGAAGCTGCTGAGAAACGCCAGAAGATGCCAGAAGATGGCTTGTCAGATGACAAGAAACCATTCAAGTGTTTCACTCCTAAAGGTTCATCTCTCAag ATAGAAGAGCGAGCAGAATTTTTGAATAAGTCTGTGCAGAAAAG caGTGGTGTCAAATCGACCCATCAAGCAGCAGTAGTCTCCAAGATTGACAGCAGACTGGAGCAGTATACCAGTGCAATTGAG GGAACAAAAAGCGCAAAACCTACAAAGCCGGCAGCCTCGGATCTTCCTGTTCCTGCTGAAGGTGTACGCAACATCAAGAGTATGTGGGAGAAAGGGAATGTGTTTTCATCCCCCACTGCAGCAGGCACACCAAATAAG GAAACTGCTGGCTTGAAGGTAGGGGTTTCTAGCCGCATCAATGAATGGCTAACTAAAACCCCAGATGGAAACAAGTCACCTGCTCCCAAACCTTCT GACTTGAGACCAGGAGACGTATCCAGCAAGCGGAACCTCTGGGAAAAGCAATCTGTGGATAAGGTCACTTCCCCCACTAAG